Proteins from a genomic interval of Crassostrea angulata isolate pt1a10 chromosome 7, ASM2561291v2, whole genome shotgun sequence:
- the LOC128191590 gene encoding low-density lipoprotein receptor-related protein 4-like isoform X1 — MVVIIVFIFLLPFQLIYGLSEDKGLVMGVWNNASFITTLGIPNSNLVQFNNFRFNLSPVQTRITSIAAGPERSLYFSAERGIYEISNYSIWNNESFTISPVYRGKSNWVGQIAVDVLSNNIYWCDGLLNWIAMKPLSVTNATTSLTYRVLIDRDLHQPEGLALDPHDGLMFFSENYPRCRIERASMSGNNRTVLLYSGLIRVMSLSLDTEDKRVFWADYERHTVETCGYDGSDRRVLRRMNGVPITGLQFYENVVHGVSPARRTVVGIDANTGDVVYDSVIPMGDPYAVTVFDAAVNTSIIDPCSLIQCQQICVNTPSGPTCLCGEGFLLEADGLSCKVRTWFHDKGLIINNATMFYMLDTRFINGQGGRVPYMVTSSIISTFTVNAHSRLIYFADAKTNSLYELNLFTHRYRLVTSTAPAADLTYDWMTNSLVWIEPDHSSIRTFSLVLGQISTIYSNLQQPTALTVDAQNGYIFWISRASSAILRGSRDRKSPHVVLPSLTSPRHLYYDVSSQRLFWLENGMFIKSCLINGADVKSHVIAFNATNIFVYKDYLGWLNGNQIHFAKQTSVASEVLFNIFATPKEVVVFDPILQSNLQGTCQILNGGCDDICIPTGEGRECKCDAGSQLQSDSTTCSTNVKPDDFLVVTDFSHDRILQIDMITGEMSRLPLTVKKCTGLSLDQASRELLYSDQTLKTIQSFSLLTKNTTVLYTTGFYFAERMAVDASTGHLYFTALSTLSNSSYIGVIHQTLRVHRTLIPNLQTPRAIALYPSKGVLFWTEIGPLPGIGRAYMDGTSREYIVSRDILVPNGLAIDYEANRIYWTDGEKNQIESSDIDGGNRQVLTSDPGALMMDIVVNGQFLFYTAWNRQSVTKINKTTGLNGPFMADNPELGRLDSLDIFADDFLDVNKACSDGEGQCSTFCFPTPSGGICGCQDNVSLLPNNKTCVGAPRCTSDLTGLDLLDCEPSAGLSCRFQCQPGLTLTLNTTLICTPGGQWNVNPDTLCAAATVVFTNEVQSGIFEKYSLYIYIGGGCALLMVLVPVSLLLRRFVCRRKTKEPPRLHYESSVTSESNPYSAFMNRGYENSCMDRPKSGEYNTIAEMMMYEDMKAPGGGTTDPQNPYLKPCDNRDMDTYFIPCTEHTESPYLKAI; from the exons ATGGTTGTTATAATCGTGTTCATATTTCTTTTACCGTTTCAGCTAATATATG GTTTATCCGAAGACAAAGGATTAGTCATGGGAGTCTGGAATAACGCTTCCTTTATAACCACCCTGGGAATACCTAACTCAAATTTGGTCCAATTCAACAACTTCAGATTCAATCTATCGCCCGTTCAAACAAGAATCACCAGTATAGCAGCCGGCCCGGAGAGGTCGCTGTATTTCTCCGCGGAGAGAGGGATATATGAGATAAGTAATTACAGCATATGGAACAACGAGTCCTTCACGATATCCCCTGTATACCGGGGGAAGTCTAACTGGGTGGGTCAGATTGCTGTGGATGTTCTGTCTAACAATATTTACTGGTGTGACGGTCTCCTCAACTGGATAGCCATGAAGCCGCTGTCAGTGACCAATGCCACCACAAGCCTGACCTACAGAGTCCTGATTGACAGGGACCTGCACCAGCCCGAGGGCCTGGCGCTGGATCCTCACGACGG ACTGATGTTCTTCTCTGAAAACTACCCACGTTGTCGAATAGAGCGGGCCTCAATGAGTGGAAACAACAGAACGGTTCTCCTATACTCCGGTCTGATCAGAGTGATGTCCCTTTCCCTGGATACGGAGGATAAGCGGGTGTTTTGGGCGGACTACGAACGACACACGGTGGAGACGTGTGGTTATGATGGCAGCGACAGGAGAGTTCTCCGGCGTATGAACGGCGTGCCCATCACTGGCCTGCAGTTCTATGAA AACGTGGTTCACGGAGTCAGTCCGGCCAGGAGAACGGTGGTTGGTATTGACGCCAATACCGGGGACGTTGTGTACGACTCGGTGATACCTATGGGAGACCCTTACGCGGTCACTGTGTTTGATGCCGCTGTCAACACCTCTATTATCG ATCCATGCTCTCTGATACAGTGCCAGCAAATCTGTGTGAACACGCCCTCCGGTCCCACCTGTCTGTGTGGGGAGGGATTCTTGCTAGAAGCTGACGGGTTGTCATGCAAAG TGAGGACGTGGTTTCATGATAAGGGGCTGATCATAAACAATGCTACAATGTTCTACATGCTCGACACAAGGTTTATCAATGGCCAAGGAGGAAGAGTTCCGTATAtggtgacgtcatcaataataTCCACATTCACTGTTAATGCCCATTCAAGATTAATTTACTTTGCTGACGCAAAAACCAACTCTCTATACGAGCTCAACCTTTTCACGCATCGCTATAGACTGGTTACTTCAACTGCGCCCGCTGCAG ATCTGACGTATGACTGGATGACGAACTCTCTCGTGTGGATTGAGCCCGACCACTCCTCCATTAGAACTTTTTCACTGGTCCTTGGACAAATATCAACCATCTACTCGAATCTTCAGCAGCCTACAGCGCTAACGGTTGACGCCCAGAATGG TTATATTTTTTGGATATCGAGAGCGTCCTCGGCTATATTGCGGGGAAGCAGAGACCGGAAGTCTCCACACGTCGTCCTGCCGTCGCTGACCAGCCCTAGGCACCTGTATTACGACGTTTCTAGTCAGAG GTTATTTTGGTTGGAGAATGGGATGTTTATCAAAAGCTGCCTGATTAATGGAGCAGACGTAAAGAGCCACGTGATAGCTTTTAATGCGacaaatatatttgtatacaag GATTACCTCGGTTGGTTGAACGGGAACCAAATCCATTTCGCAAAGCAGACGTCCGTTGCATCTGAAgtgttgtttaatatttttgcaaCACCAAAAGAAGTTGTCGTTTTTGACCCGATTCTACAAAGTAACTTAcaag GAACATGTCAAATCCTAAATGGTGGTTGCGATGACATCTGTATTCCGACCGGTGAAGGCCGAGAGTGTAAGTGTGACGCTGGGTCACAGCTCCAGTCGGACTCCACCACGTGTAGTACCA ATGTAAAACCCGATGACTTCCTGGTAGTGACCGATTTCTCTCACGACCGTATACTGCAAATAGACATGATTACGGGCGAGATGTCAAGGCTGCCCCTGACCGTCAAGAAATGTACGGGACTTAGTCTGGACCAAGCATCACGGGAACTCCTCTACTCAGACCAAACTCTAAAAACCATACAATCTTTCTCTCTACTCACAAAGAACACGACAGTTTTGTATACTACAG GTTTTTACTTTGCGGAGCGTATGGCGGTGGACGCCTCTACAGGACACCTCTACTTCACAGCCCTCTCCACTCTGTCCAACTCCAGCTACATCGGAGTCATTCATCAAACCCTACGTGTCCACAGAACTCTGATCCCCAACCTCCAAACTCCCAGGGCCATTGCTTTGTATCCGTCAAAAGG AGTGCTGTTCTGGACAGAGATTGGACCACTTCCCGGAATAGGCCGGGCATATATGGACGGTACTTCTAGAGAGTACATAGTCTCACGTGACATCCTAGTCCCCAACGGTCTGGCCATAGACTACGAAG CGAATAGAATCTACTGGACTGACGGGGAAAAGAATCAGATTGAATCTTCAGACATTGATGGAGGCAATAGACAGGTGTTGACCTCTGACCCTGGCGCCCTGATGATGGACATTGTGGTCAATGGGCAGTTCCTGTTCTACACCGCGTGGAATCGTCA AAGtgtgacaaaaattaataagaCAACGGGTCTTAACGGTCCATTTATGGCGGACAATCCAGAACTAGGGCGCTTAGACAGCCTGGATATTTTTGCCGACGATTTTCTTGATG taaacAAGGCATGCTCTGATGGGGAAGGACAATGCAGTACGTTCTGTTTCCCGACTCCCAGTGGTGGAATTTGTGGGTGTCAAGACAACGTCAGTTTACTGCCAAATAACAAAACATGTGTGGGAG CTCCCCGCTGTACGTCCGATCTCACGGGCCTGGATCTACTGGATTGTGAGCCGTCCGCGGGACTCTCCTGTCGGTTCCAGTGTCAGCCTGGCCTCACGCTCACCCTCAACACAACCCTGATCTGTACCCCCGGGGGCCAGTGGAACGTGAACCCGGATACTCTCTGTGCag CAGCAACAGTTGTATTTACAAACGAAGTCCAGTCTGGTATTTTTGAGAAGTACTCCCTGTACATATACATCGGGGGTGGGTGCGCCCTCCTGATGGTGCTGGTGCCCGTCTCTCTTCTCCTGCGGCGGTTTGTCTGCCGTCGTAAAACCAAGGAACCACCAAG GCTACACTACGAGAGCTCAGTGACGTCGGAGTCTAACCCTTACTCGGCGTTCATGAACAGGGGGTATGAGAACAGCTGCATGGACCGGCCCAAGTCTGGCGAGTACAACACCATAGCCGAGATGATGATGTACGAGGACATGAAGGCCCCGGGGGGCGGGACTACTGACCCCCAGAATCCGTATCTCAAACCGTGTGACAATCGGGATATGGACACGTACTTCATCCCGTGTACTGAACACACCGAGAGTCCATATCTGAAAGCAATATGA
- the LOC128191590 gene encoding low-density lipoprotein receptor-related protein 6-like isoform X2 yields MVVIIVFIFLLPFQLIYGLSEDKGLVMGVWNNASFITTLGIPNSNLVQFNNFRFNLSPVQTRITSIAAGPERSLYFSAERGIYEISNYSIWNNESFTISPVYRGKSNWVGQIAVDVLSNNIYWCDGLLNWIAMKPLSVTNATTSLTYRVLIDRDLHQPEGLALDPHDGLMFFSENYPRCRIERASMSGNNRTVLLYSGLIRVMSLSLDTEDKRVFWADYERHTVETCGYDGSDRRVLRRMNGVPITGLQFYENVVHGVSPARRTVVGIDANTGDVVYDSVIPMGDPYAVTVFDAAVNTSIIDPCSLIQCQQICVNTPSGPTCLCGEGFLLEADGLSCKVRTWFHDKGLIINNATMFYMLDTRFINGQGGRVPYMVTSSIISTFTVNAHSRLIYFADAKTNSLYELNLFTHRYRLVTSTAPAADLTYDWMTNSLVWIEPDHSSIRTFSLVLGQISTIYSNLQQPTALTVDAQNGYIFWISRASSAILRGSRDRKSPHVVLPSLTSPRHLYYDVSSQRLFWLENGMFIKSCLINGADVKSHVIAFNATNIFVYKDYLGWLNGNQIHFAKQTSVASEVLFNIFATPKEVVVFDPILQSNLQGTCQILNGGCDDICIPTGEGRECKCDAGSQLQSDSTTCSTNVKPDDFLVVTDFSHDRILQIDMITGEMSRLPLTVKKCTGLSLDQASRELLYSDQTLKTIQSFSLLTKNTTVLYTTGFYFAERMAVDASTGHLYFTALSTLSNSSYIGVIHQTLRVHRTLIPNLQTPRAIALYPSKGVLFWTEIGPLPGIGRAYMDGTSREYIVSRDILVPNGLAIDYEANRIYWTDGEKNQIESSDIDGGNRQVLTSDPGALMMDIVVNGQFLFYTAWNRQSVTKINKTTGLNGPFMADNPELGRLDSLDIFADDFLDVNKACSDGEGQCSTFCFPTPSGGICGCQDNVSLLPNNKTCVGAPRCTSDLTGLDLLDCEPSAGLSCRFQCQPGLTLTLNTTLICTPGGQWNVNPDTLCAGYTTRAQ; encoded by the exons ATGGTTGTTATAATCGTGTTCATATTTCTTTTACCGTTTCAGCTAATATATG GTTTATCCGAAGACAAAGGATTAGTCATGGGAGTCTGGAATAACGCTTCCTTTATAACCACCCTGGGAATACCTAACTCAAATTTGGTCCAATTCAACAACTTCAGATTCAATCTATCGCCCGTTCAAACAAGAATCACCAGTATAGCAGCCGGCCCGGAGAGGTCGCTGTATTTCTCCGCGGAGAGAGGGATATATGAGATAAGTAATTACAGCATATGGAACAACGAGTCCTTCACGATATCCCCTGTATACCGGGGGAAGTCTAACTGGGTGGGTCAGATTGCTGTGGATGTTCTGTCTAACAATATTTACTGGTGTGACGGTCTCCTCAACTGGATAGCCATGAAGCCGCTGTCAGTGACCAATGCCACCACAAGCCTGACCTACAGAGTCCTGATTGACAGGGACCTGCACCAGCCCGAGGGCCTGGCGCTGGATCCTCACGACGG ACTGATGTTCTTCTCTGAAAACTACCCACGTTGTCGAATAGAGCGGGCCTCAATGAGTGGAAACAACAGAACGGTTCTCCTATACTCCGGTCTGATCAGAGTGATGTCCCTTTCCCTGGATACGGAGGATAAGCGGGTGTTTTGGGCGGACTACGAACGACACACGGTGGAGACGTGTGGTTATGATGGCAGCGACAGGAGAGTTCTCCGGCGTATGAACGGCGTGCCCATCACTGGCCTGCAGTTCTATGAA AACGTGGTTCACGGAGTCAGTCCGGCCAGGAGAACGGTGGTTGGTATTGACGCCAATACCGGGGACGTTGTGTACGACTCGGTGATACCTATGGGAGACCCTTACGCGGTCACTGTGTTTGATGCCGCTGTCAACACCTCTATTATCG ATCCATGCTCTCTGATACAGTGCCAGCAAATCTGTGTGAACACGCCCTCCGGTCCCACCTGTCTGTGTGGGGAGGGATTCTTGCTAGAAGCTGACGGGTTGTCATGCAAAG TGAGGACGTGGTTTCATGATAAGGGGCTGATCATAAACAATGCTACAATGTTCTACATGCTCGACACAAGGTTTATCAATGGCCAAGGAGGAAGAGTTCCGTATAtggtgacgtcatcaataataTCCACATTCACTGTTAATGCCCATTCAAGATTAATTTACTTTGCTGACGCAAAAACCAACTCTCTATACGAGCTCAACCTTTTCACGCATCGCTATAGACTGGTTACTTCAACTGCGCCCGCTGCAG ATCTGACGTATGACTGGATGACGAACTCTCTCGTGTGGATTGAGCCCGACCACTCCTCCATTAGAACTTTTTCACTGGTCCTTGGACAAATATCAACCATCTACTCGAATCTTCAGCAGCCTACAGCGCTAACGGTTGACGCCCAGAATGG TTATATTTTTTGGATATCGAGAGCGTCCTCGGCTATATTGCGGGGAAGCAGAGACCGGAAGTCTCCACACGTCGTCCTGCCGTCGCTGACCAGCCCTAGGCACCTGTATTACGACGTTTCTAGTCAGAG GTTATTTTGGTTGGAGAATGGGATGTTTATCAAAAGCTGCCTGATTAATGGAGCAGACGTAAAGAGCCACGTGATAGCTTTTAATGCGacaaatatatttgtatacaag GATTACCTCGGTTGGTTGAACGGGAACCAAATCCATTTCGCAAAGCAGACGTCCGTTGCATCTGAAgtgttgtttaatatttttgcaaCACCAAAAGAAGTTGTCGTTTTTGACCCGATTCTACAAAGTAACTTAcaag GAACATGTCAAATCCTAAATGGTGGTTGCGATGACATCTGTATTCCGACCGGTGAAGGCCGAGAGTGTAAGTGTGACGCTGGGTCACAGCTCCAGTCGGACTCCACCACGTGTAGTACCA ATGTAAAACCCGATGACTTCCTGGTAGTGACCGATTTCTCTCACGACCGTATACTGCAAATAGACATGATTACGGGCGAGATGTCAAGGCTGCCCCTGACCGTCAAGAAATGTACGGGACTTAGTCTGGACCAAGCATCACGGGAACTCCTCTACTCAGACCAAACTCTAAAAACCATACAATCTTTCTCTCTACTCACAAAGAACACGACAGTTTTGTATACTACAG GTTTTTACTTTGCGGAGCGTATGGCGGTGGACGCCTCTACAGGACACCTCTACTTCACAGCCCTCTCCACTCTGTCCAACTCCAGCTACATCGGAGTCATTCATCAAACCCTACGTGTCCACAGAACTCTGATCCCCAACCTCCAAACTCCCAGGGCCATTGCTTTGTATCCGTCAAAAGG AGTGCTGTTCTGGACAGAGATTGGACCACTTCCCGGAATAGGCCGGGCATATATGGACGGTACTTCTAGAGAGTACATAGTCTCACGTGACATCCTAGTCCCCAACGGTCTGGCCATAGACTACGAAG CGAATAGAATCTACTGGACTGACGGGGAAAAGAATCAGATTGAATCTTCAGACATTGATGGAGGCAATAGACAGGTGTTGACCTCTGACCCTGGCGCCCTGATGATGGACATTGTGGTCAATGGGCAGTTCCTGTTCTACACCGCGTGGAATCGTCA AAGtgtgacaaaaattaataagaCAACGGGTCTTAACGGTCCATTTATGGCGGACAATCCAGAACTAGGGCGCTTAGACAGCCTGGATATTTTTGCCGACGATTTTCTTGATG taaacAAGGCATGCTCTGATGGGGAAGGACAATGCAGTACGTTCTGTTTCCCGACTCCCAGTGGTGGAATTTGTGGGTGTCAAGACAACGTCAGTTTACTGCCAAATAACAAAACATGTGTGGGAG CTCCCCGCTGTACGTCCGATCTCACGGGCCTGGATCTACTGGATTGTGAGCCGTCCGCGGGACTCTCCTGTCGGTTCCAGTGTCAGCCTGGCCTCACGCTCACCCTCAACACAACCCTGATCTGTACCCCCGGGGGCCAGTGGAACGTGAACCCGGATACTCTCTGTGCag GCTACACTACGAGAGCTCAGTGA
- the LOC128157071 gene encoding sodium/glucose cotransporter 4-like encodes MATPGLDHWSDIVVVVIYFIGVLGVGLWTVFRGNRGSVNSYFLAGRSLSWFPVGASLFSSNIGSEHFVGLAGTGAAAGIAMISYEWASMPLVLLLAWLFLPVYISAGVYTLPEFMEKRLGGRRIRIYLSVLALILYIVTKLAVSIFAGALFIQLALGWNMYVSIVALLVITGIYTILGGLKAVMYTDTFQTVVMTLGSFALVGISFHKIGGYNNLKEKYMDAIPSIRNPNSTCGFPRSDAFNIFRDAVTGDNPWPGLLLQSSVGCLWYWCCDQVIVQRSLGAKNLTHAKGGSILAGYLKLLPLFMMIFPGMISRALYPDEVACVDPEECRKVCDNPVGCSNIAYPKLVLELLPYGARGLLMAVMLSAIMSSLTSIFNSSSTIFTMDLWRRMRPQAHERELLIVGRIFILFLCAVSILWIPLVRSSQGGQLFNYIQAVQGYLGTPIGALFFLAVMWKRMTEQGAFWGIAIGHTCGIIRMGIDLAYPAPDCGEPETRPGVLLNVHYTYFGALMICVTSIAIIVISLLTTPRTEEELKGVTWFTRTRDDSLENNLEMKNSKDNGEEPQSEGVNNDAEKQKDESIEVMDDTSDDRPAWRRWLDQICGMPSKSHSQDDPHIGPEMTQKYLKESPKWKNILNINAAVGLILTAFLYGFYH; translated from the exons ATGGCGACCCCGGGGCTGGATCATTGGTCCGACATCGTTGTTGTTGTGATCTATTTCATTGGGGTCCTCGGAGTAGGATTATGG ACTGTTTTTCGGGGAAACAGGGGGAGCGTCAACAGTTATTTTTTGGCGGGAAGGAGTTTGTCATGGTTTCCG GTGGGTGCCTCCCTCTTCTCCAGCAACATCGGCAGCGAGCACTTTGTGGGGCTCGCCGGAACAGGTGCTGCGGCGGGCATCGCCATGATCTCCTATGAATGGGCG aGCATGCCCCTAGTCCTACTGCTTGCCTGGCTTTTTCTTCCAGTTTATATTTCGGCTGGA GTTTATACACTGCCGGAATTCATGGAAAAGAGGCTTGGAGGACGGCGAATTCGGATATACCTCAGCGTTTTAGCCTTAATCCTGTACATTGTGACAAAATTGGCG GTCAGCATTTTTGCCGGGGCCCTGTTCATTCAGCTGGCATTGGGATGGAACATGTACGTCTCTATTGTGGCTCTCCTGGTCATCACAGGGATCTACACAATACTGG GGGGGCTGAAAGCTGTGATGTATACAGACACCTTCCAAACAGTGGTCATGACGCTGGGCTCATTCGCCTTAGTAGGAATCA GTTTTCATAAGATTGGTGGATATAACAACCTAAAAGAGAAATATATGGACGCAATTCCTTCCATTCGGAACCCCAACAGTACATGCGGATTTCCTCGGAGTGACGCGTTCAATATTTTTAGGGATGCCGTTACGGGAGACAACCCGTGGCCAGGACTTCTTCTGCAGTCCAGTGTTGGATGTCTTTGGTACTGGTGCTGTGATCAG GTGATTGTTCAAAGATCTCTTGGCGCCAAGAACCTGACTCACGCAAAAGGCGGATCGATTTTGGCGGGCTACCTTAAACTTTTGCCATTGTTTATGATGATCTTTCCTGGAATGATCAGCAGGGCTCTATACCCAG ACGAGGTGGCTTGCGTCGATCCAGAGGAATGTAGAAAGGTGTGTGACAATCCTGTTGGTTGCTCAAATATCGCCTACCCCAAACTGGTTCTGGAGTTACTGCCCTATG GAGCCCGCGGGCTACTGATGGCCGTGATGCTGTCCGCCATCATGAGTTCTCTGACCTCGATTTTTAACAGTTCTAGCACCATCTTCACCATGGATCTCTGGCGGCGCATGCGTCCACAAGCTCACGAGCGTGAACTTCTAATTGTTGGAAG GATTTTCATCTTGTTCCTTTGCGCTGTCAGTATTTTATGGATCCCACTCGTTCGATCTTCACAAGGAGGCCAGCTGTTTAACTACATCCAAGCCGTGCAGGGTTACCTAGGAACACCTATAGGAGCGCTGTTTTTCCTTGCCGTCATGTGGAAAAGAATGACAGAACAA GGTGCATTCTGGGGGATAGCTATCGGTCACACCTGTGGCATCATCAGGATGGGTATAGATTTGGCGTACCCCGCTCCCGACTGCGGGGAACCCGAAACAAGACCCGGAGTTCTGTTGAACGTCCACTACACGTATTTTGGAGCGTTGATGATATGTGTTACCTCTATCGCCATTATTGTTATCAGCCTTCTTACGACGCCAAGGACCGAGGAAGAA CTTAAAGGAGTAACATGGTTTACAAGAACCCGAGATGATTCGTTGGAAAATAATCTGGAAATGAAGAATTCTAAAGATAATGGAGAAGAACCACAAAGTGAAGGTGTAAACAACGATGCCGAAAAGCAAAAAG ATGAGTCGATTGAGGTTATGGACGATACGAGCGATGACCGACCCGCGTGGAGGCGTTGGCTGGACCAGATTTGTGGGATGCCATCAAAGAGTCACAGCCAAGATGACCCTCACATTGGACCGGAAATGACGCAAAAGTACCTGAAAGAGTCGccaaaatggaaaaatattttgaatataaacgCAGCAGTGGGTTTAATTTTGACAGCTTTTTTGTACGGGTTTTATCATTAA
- the LOC128156371 gene encoding uncharacterized protein LOC128156371: MAYASDTVMFPGVLIFAILLEFQPVQGIITPVKLWKAKHWPKPRSFLNGAGPAKISKNVVFHLKERQSFTDRFGCPTPQPQMIPPPQTQNTPTPRPQTDMPGNPILIPKTDEYGLPFTDSKRVSILKSFRWRRTKRRSRRLRSPNRCGYPLASLATSSTIHQPSLTVVTAIASNSQQSRSTQPQALIDTMTYVYIGAGLATLLLITGALIFLVLWAQKRKTRHRVNNTDSL; the protein is encoded by the exons ATGGCTTATGCTTCAGATACGGTGATGTTTCCTGGAGTTTTGATTTTTGCAATTCTTTTAGAAT TTCAACCGGTTCAAGGAATCATAACGCCTGTCAAATTATGGAAGGCAAAGCATTGGCCTAAACCAAGGTCATTTCTCAATGGCGCAGGACCAGCAAAGATCAGCAAAAATGTcgtatttcatttaaaagagcGTCAGTCATTTACTGATAGGTTTGGGTGTCCTACTCCACAACCTCAAATGATTCCTCCTCCACAAACTCAAAATACTCCTACTCCAAGACCTCAAACGGATATGCCCGGCAATCCTATATTGATACCAAAAACGGATGAATATGGTTTGCCATTTACTGACAGTAAAAGAGTTTCAATTCTTAAATCTTTTCGCTGGAGAAGAACAAAGAGACGTTCTCGACGATTACGCTCGCCCAATAGATGTGGATATCCTCTTGCAAGTTTGGCAACATCCTCAACCATTCACCAACCTTCATTGACAGTTGTAACGGCGATCGCTTCAAACTCCCAACAAAGCAGAAGTACACAGCCACAGGCGTTGATCGACACGATGACGTATGTGTACATTGGGGCGGGACTGGCGACGTTGCTCCTGATTACTGGCGCTCTCATCTTTTTGGTATTGTGGGCGCAAAAGAGGAAAACTCGACATCGAGTGAATAATACAGATTCCTTATAA
- the LOC128191571 gene encoding uncharacterized protein LOC128191571, protein MFLGVLIFAILLEFQPVQGIITPVKLWKAKHWPKPRSFLNGAGPAKISKNVVFHLKERQSFTDRFGCPTPQPQMIPPPQTQNTPTPKPQTDMIGNPILIPKTDEYGSPFTDSKRVSILKSFRWRRTKRRSRRLRSPNRCGYPLASLATSSTIHQPSLTVVTAIASNSQQSRSTQPQALIDTMTYVYIGTGLATLLLIIGALIFLILWAQKRKTRHRVNNTDYL, encoded by the exons ATGTTTCTTGGAGTTTTGATTTTTGCAATTCTTTTAGAAT TTCAACCGGTTCAAGGAATCATAACGCCTGTCAAATTATGGAAGGCAAAGCATTGGCCTAAACCAAGGTCATTTCTCAATGGCGCAGGACCAGCAAAGATCAGCAAAAACGtcgtttttcatttaaaagagcGTCAGTCATTTACTGATAGGTTTGGGTGTCCTACTCCACAACCTCAAATGATTCCTCCTCCACAAACTCAAAATACTCCTACTCCAAAACCTCAAACGGACATGATCGGCAATCCTATATTGATACCAAAAACGGATGAATATGGTTCGCCATTTACTGACAGTAAAAGAGTTTCAATTCTTAAATCTTTTCGCTGGAGAAGAACAAAGAGACGTTCTCGACGATTACGCTCGCCCAATAGATGTGGATATCCTCTTGCAAGTTTGGCAACATCCTCAACCATTCACCAACCTTCATTGACAGTTGTAACGGCGATCGCTTCAAACTCCCAACAAAGCAGAAGTACACAGCCACAGGCGTTGATCGACACGATGACGTATGTGTACATTGGGACGGGACTGGCGACGTTGCTCCTGATTATTGGCGCTCTCATCTTTTTGATATTGTGGGCGCAAAAGAGGAAAACTCGACATCGAGTGAATAATACAGATTATTTATAA